The stretch of DNA CTCTAACTAAGGGTTTTCAGTCAATAATTTTATTCATTTTTCGATCAAAATCATAGCGTCCCATCATGACAACATGGTCACAATTGCTACATTTGATTTTGATATCTGCTCCTACACGTGTAATTTCCCAACGATTAGCTTTTTTTCCTGTTGACTTGATTGTGCAAGCATGTGGTTTTTTCATTTCAACAAAATTTCCAACTTGATACATACTACTCTCCTTTTCTTTTTCGATTATATCATAAAAGAGGCGAGCCAGGCTCAACCTCTTTCACTTAATTTGTACGAACTGGTGTAATGAGCTGCATGAAGTCCTCATCAGTGTCTGCTGGCACAAGAGTAAATGGACGAACAGCTGAGATAAAACTAATGGTCACTTTTTCGCTATTTAAAGCTTTAAGAGAATCAATCAAGTAAGTTGGGTTGAAACTAATTGTCAAATCTTCACCAGTAACCTGATCAGTATCGATTTCTTCGTTTACTTTACCAACTTCTGGCGAGTTAACATGAGCGCTAACAACCCCATCTTTTATTTCAAGTTTCACAGTACCATTTTGAGTAGCACTT from Streptococcus mitis encodes:
- a CDS encoding DUF951 domain-containing protein, encoding MYQVGNFVEMKKPHACTIKSTGKKANRWEITRVGADIKIKCSNCDHVVMMGRYDFDRKMNKIID